The stretch of DNA TACCTCTGTTTAGGTTGGTTAAGGTCACAGATCAGTTGGGTTTAGGgcaggggtccccaaacttttttcctgtgagggccacataacttttcccttctctgatggggggccggggtcagtttgtaacagaaaaagtgtgacgatcgcaggggtgcctaaatgtaaacattgattgttttccagaaagccacacataaccaaatattaataaccctttccgggatcttcacagaaaaaaactcaggaaataaataataacagtattaatgaaataaattacactattaatgaaatcaataaaaatcaaataaccctctctgggttcttcacagaaaaaataaagtcatgaaataaatagcactatttgtgaaataaataataaccaaataaccctctctgggttcttcacagaaaaaataaagtcaggaaatatataataacactatttatgaaataaataataaccaaataaccctctctgggttcttcacagaaaaaaagtccatggaacattaactttctgttgtgccgtgcacaatcataacaggtaaaagttcagcttagttgtcagagcagaatctcttacttaaatgactcatatgagcagtctctcaaagttcttgtgttccttccttaTAATCCTTTTGTAGGTTCCAGTAGGCTTGTCACGTTCTATGCGTGTATTAGTTTCGATCGCgtggccagactgaaaaaaaaaatcataatgcgtcTCTGGTATTGTTCAGGGGGCCGGGCCTAATGTGGAGGCGGGCCGTATCCGGCCCGCGGGCCGTAGTTTGGGGACCACTGGTTTAGGGTTTggatcagccaatcacaggcagagtaggggtgtgtgtttctggaatCCAGGTGGTCTTTGTGACTGTTCTCAGTCTCACATCACTAATAACGAGAGTAGATGGCAACGTCAGTTGACTAAACCCCAAGATACAGTGAAGTTTGTGCATCTGATGCCATTTACCACAAACACTTAGGTACTCCCTCcttaattttctctctccctatctTTCCCCTATTCCCTGTCATGCTCTCTTGACCCCCCACCCCATGTCCAGGAGCAGGGAGAAGTGGAGACAGTGCCGCAGGACAAGGTCCAGGCCTTGAGGAGCCAGGTGGATGGAGTCAAAGACATCATGACCCAGAACGTGGACCGAATTCTGGCCCGAGGAGAGAGGCTGGACGACCTCATGGGCAAATCAGAGGACCTGCAGGCAGGGGTCAGTGTCATCTGCAACACCACAGGATGTTAGCTCATTCTCTTGCTCTGATTGTTCCAttgtgtgttaatgtttttgtaCTATAGCCAGTATACAACCAATGGTGAACCGCTGACCTGCTGAGTGTCGGTTGTACCATCTAGTTCCATGTCTTTTGAACTAAGAGCGGTGCTGCCTACACAGATATGCTTAGGCTGATACAGCAAATGAATACTTCTTTCAGTCTCAAACTGAACAAATAGCACAGTTTGACGTTGTTTGGGTGTCACCAAAGGACAACAATGAGTAAATGAATAAGGAAGTTTGAGAATTTGCGAGTTTGTTTTGGCTGTGGTTGGTAAGGCCTAGTTAGAACCACAGCAGCCTTTAAACACTGAAGACATTGCCAAGGTGGGCAGATAACAGCAGATAACCGTTTATTTCATGAATGCTAAAAATGGATATGGAACCACTCTGAAATTCCAGTGAAGTGCTTTTGGCAAACGATGCAAGTCATTTACTTGAAAGTATCTTTCAAATGAACAATAggtatatacatttatatacatCACTACTTTTTGTAACTTAATTCAATTTGATAGAGACTACTACAGTAGGTTCTATTCCAACATAAATGCTGCATATACACTGCAGCTAAACACAGCAGTCACTCCTTATTGGAGTGCTTGTGCTGTAAAGTTCACATACAGTTTGCTTTTGAATAGAGTGACAGCTGGGTGCTACAGTAGAGCTTCTTCTCAGCAGACATTTTATCATCTAATAGCAGGTAatcacaggtgttactaatgacattaaggTTACAGGCCATTTAAGGACTGAAGCAGAGCCAACAATAGCAAGGCCCTGGCTCTTAGACATAGCCTAAATACGATAGAAACTTAATTCAAGTCATTATTAGAACCTGTATTTACCTGCCAATCTGGCACAACATTTATGTTAGGTAATGTTATCATTGTTCAGTTGAAAACATTGCAGATAGTGGAGACAAATTTAGGGATGTAAAAGTGTAGAAAAATCTCAAAGCATTTGCTGTAGGTAGTGTTGGGCATGTACATGAAAGGAAGAAACAGCCAGCTGAGTACAGCTGTGATGTgtgaccactagatggtgccAAAACGCCAAATGTCACCCCACATTTGTGAGTCACTTGAGGCatgattaatttgatttaaaagtattcttcttcatttcctcataCATGGCAATGATTGTTGGTTTCAGGTTGTTATGAATACCgtgttttttgtgcattaatttatttaaaaaacaaacaaacaaaacagaataacatgttggttttgttttttgttcgtttttatgtttatggttCTACGCCTCAAGACAAAATTATTGCCCTATTTAAGATttgtaaaaagagagaaaatacaaCACCACTGTCTTCATAAGCACATCAGTACTTGTTGATGCCCCTTGTTGGCAGAGTTGTGAAGTGACCTGAAAATACTGTCTACACTAGCAAGGGCAGAAGCCATATATACTAAAGTGTTAGCAGTGAGCACTGTGGTCTGGGATCTACCAGGGGCTACGGTAtgaatttgttgtttgtgttctcAACATTTGATGAGGAAACTGATCAACAATGAGCAATCTCCCAAAAGTCTGATATATTTCTGGTGTATTAACATGGCATCCTGCCCCTTCTTTCCTCTCAAAGGCTCAGCACTTCAAGCAGACGTCCCAGAAGGTGGCTCGCACCTACTGGTGGAAGAACGTCAAGCTGATTATAGTCATCGTGGTCATCGTCCTCATCAttgtcctcatcatcatcctgttGGCCACTGGAGTCATTCCTGTC from Myripristis murdjan chromosome 9, fMyrMur1.1, whole genome shotgun sequence encodes:
- the vamp8 gene encoding vesicle-associated membrane protein 8, which gives rise to MDPEQGEVETVPQDKVQALRSQVDGVKDIMTQNVDRILARGERLDDLMGKSEDLQAGAQHFKQTSQKVARTYWWKNVKLIIVIVVIVLIIVLIIILLATGVIPVSAPVPSPTTKP